One window of Quercus robur chromosome 5, dhQueRobu3.1, whole genome shotgun sequence genomic DNA carries:
- the LOC126727102 gene encoding uncharacterized protein LOC126727102 isoform X2, with amino-acid sequence MERISILEAQIQQRNKDSLPADGQGSCPNAMERSFKKLKRQKTDTANDGTENGNINKSEMSLQKTHDPQCFPPKDANLEDRLVNWMSMDDTQFLHFEKFKDSDLAADFDDTDDSDDEDDDYRDEDDINSDHKVRVATESSRTVNELNEYLPEDVDGGSHMQCLESCSVGQSEPTFSFVNREMSENRKEIVLVPDTKPVYDEKELKKLDRKETKKVGEVKAPPRILTFDKEVCHPGPGSLSLHKKPPKTAFCPKEVKRIIESEILFQKNAQSHTIRKIIVFASLGIRHGCEDMYELNFNHFSILRKGEPFISPNDPGEHVLYENPGVRRKVFYPNRQNPTLCPVQILEEEKAMRPSDTSCPSYLFLCIKYGGRTRNLPQNEYVRQRMGRNKLKSFGPLMCRMAMLVHIRSGSFFFKALGITLLFMAGFPDDLVQRETKYRNLDLLQKYYRTDEDAEGEELFLPYLLTSNTLANPGSQQLTGKTISTKSRGRKQTSSNAKPNNLVRPSVQQSTPSSSATPAHFGLMGYTSIHNHAMAMAAFQSMPSQTSPDAPPISNPVVPGTATNVSYHNQTPFHVFPQQPANAFLPMMYWPPPNTFPPGPFPSTYGFQSFPSAANYISIHQQPYYSHTSSNPFIPKTVGGTPNNGKTLEEADSDSDSSSSSTDPKEH; translated from the exons GGCAGTTGTCCAAATGCAATGGAGAGAAGCTTCAAGAAACTAAAAAGACAGAAAACAGATACAGCTAATGATGGAACTGAGAATGGAAATATTAACAAAAGTGAAATGTCATTGCAGAAGACACATGACCCTCAGTGTTTTCCTCCCAAAGATGCAAATCTGGAAGACCGTTTGGTCAATTGGATGAGCATGGATGATACCCAGTTTTtgcattttgaaaaatttaaagacagTGATTTGGCTGCAGATTTTGATGATACAGATGAcagtgatgatgaagatgatgattaTCGTGACGAGGATGATATTAATAGTGACCATAAAGTTAGAGTTGCTACTGAGAGTTCTAGAACTGTTAATGAACTGAATGAATATCTTCCTGAAGATGTTGATGGGGGATCACATATGCAATGCTTGGAAAGTTGCTCTGTTGGTCAGAGTGAGCCAACTTTTTCATTTGTAAACCGGGAAATGAGTGAAAATCGAAAGGAAATTGTTTTGGTACCTGATACAAAGCCAGTTTATGATGAAAAAGAACTCAAAAAACTTGAcagaaaagaaaccaaaaaagtTGGAGAAGTTAAAGCACCGCCCAGGATCCTTACTTTTGATAAAGAGGTTTGCCATCCAGGACCTGGAAGCCTATCATTGCATAAAAAACCTCCAAAGACGGCTTTCTGTCCAAAAGAAGTGAAGAGAATAATTGAGTCAGAGATCCTGTTTCAGAAAAATGCTCAATCTCATACTATAAGGAAAATAATAGTCTTTGCATCTCTTGGTATAAGGCATGGATGTGAAGATATGTATGAGTTAAACTTCAATCATTTTAGCATTTTAAGGAAGGGAGAACCATTCATTTCTCCGAACGACCCTGGG GAGCATGTTTTATATGAGAATCCCGGTGTCCGAAGGAAGGTCTTTTATCCCAATCGGCAGAACCCAACATTATGTCCTGTTCAAATACTTGAGGAGGAAAAGGCTATGCGACCCTCTGATACTAGCTGCCCATCATACTTGTTTCTGTGTATCAAGTATGGTGGAAGAACAAGAAATCTTCCTCAAAATGA ATATGTCAGGCAGCGCATGGGAAGGAACAAACTGAAGTCTTTTGGGCCACTGATGTGTCGTATGGCAATGCTAGTTCATATTCGCAGTGGAAGCTTCTTCTTCAAGGCCTTGGGAATCACGCTTCTGTTTATGGCTGGTTTTCCTGATGACCTGGTTCAAAGAGAAACTAAATACCGGAACTTGGACTTGCTTCAAAAATATTACAG GACGGATGAAGATGCTGAAGGGGAGGAGTTGTTTCTTCCATATCTGTTGACAAGCAATACG ctGGCCAACCCTGGTTCTCAGCAGCTAACTGGGAAGACTATTTCAACAAAATCAAGGGGAAGGAAACAAACAAGCTCAAATGCTAAGCCTAACAATTTGGTAAGACCCTCAGTCCAACAGTCTACACCTTCAAGCTCTGCAACTCCAGCTCATTTTGGGTTAATGGGCTACACCTCCATCCACAATCATGCAATGGCAATGGCAGCATTCCAGTCCATGCCATCTCAGACTTCACCAGATGCCCCACCAATTTCAAATCCAGTGGTTCCCGGTACTGCTACTAATGTCTCGTACCATAATCAAACACCATTCCATGTGTTCCCACAACAGCCTGCAAATGCTTTCCTACCTATGATGTATTGGCCTCCACCAAACACATTTCCTCCAGGACCTTTCCCTTCGACATATGGTTTCCAATCTTTTCCATCTGCTGCAAATTACATCTCCATCCATCAACAGCCTTATTACAGCCACACCTCTAGCAATCCTTTCATACCGAAAACGGTAGGAGGCACACCGAACAATGGTAAGACCTTAGAGGAAGCTGATAGTGACTCTGACAGTAGTTCAAGCAGTACAGATCCAAAAGAACATTAG
- the LOC126727102 gene encoding uncharacterized protein LOC126727102 isoform X1 yields MVELQSCASLVSASALCAIQQEVKGEGVNVIAEITAELQRERRKNAELMERISILEAQIQQRNKDSLPADGQGSCPNAMERSFKKLKRQKTDTANDGTENGNINKSEMSLQKTHDPQCFPPKDANLEDRLVNWMSMDDTQFLHFEKFKDSDLAADFDDTDDSDDEDDDYRDEDDINSDHKVRVATESSRTVNELNEYLPEDVDGGSHMQCLESCSVGQSEPTFSFVNREMSENRKEIVLVPDTKPVYDEKELKKLDRKETKKVGEVKAPPRILTFDKEVCHPGPGSLSLHKKPPKTAFCPKEVKRIIESEILFQKNAQSHTIRKIIVFASLGIRHGCEDMYELNFNHFSILRKGEPFISPNDPGEHVLYENPGVRRKVFYPNRQNPTLCPVQILEEEKAMRPSDTSCPSYLFLCIKYGGRTRNLPQNEYVRQRMGRNKLKSFGPLMCRMAMLVHIRSGSFFFKALGITLLFMAGFPDDLVQRETKYRNLDLLQKYYRTDEDAEGEELFLPYLLTSNTLANPGSQQLTGKTISTKSRGRKQTSSNAKPNNLVRPSVQQSTPSSSATPAHFGLMGYTSIHNHAMAMAAFQSMPSQTSPDAPPISNPVVPGTATNVSYHNQTPFHVFPQQPANAFLPMMYWPPPNTFPPGPFPSTYGFQSFPSAANYISIHQQPYYSHTSSNPFIPKTVGGTPNNGKTLEEADSDSDSSSSSTDPKEH; encoded by the exons GGCAGTTGTCCAAATGCAATGGAGAGAAGCTTCAAGAAACTAAAAAGACAGAAAACAGATACAGCTAATGATGGAACTGAGAATGGAAATATTAACAAAAGTGAAATGTCATTGCAGAAGACACATGACCCTCAGTGTTTTCCTCCCAAAGATGCAAATCTGGAAGACCGTTTGGTCAATTGGATGAGCATGGATGATACCCAGTTTTtgcattttgaaaaatttaaagacagTGATTTGGCTGCAGATTTTGATGATACAGATGAcagtgatgatgaagatgatgattaTCGTGACGAGGATGATATTAATAGTGACCATAAAGTTAGAGTTGCTACTGAGAGTTCTAGAACTGTTAATGAACTGAATGAATATCTTCCTGAAGATGTTGATGGGGGATCACATATGCAATGCTTGGAAAGTTGCTCTGTTGGTCAGAGTGAGCCAACTTTTTCATTTGTAAACCGGGAAATGAGTGAAAATCGAAAGGAAATTGTTTTGGTACCTGATACAAAGCCAGTTTATGATGAAAAAGAACTCAAAAAACTTGAcagaaaagaaaccaaaaaagtTGGAGAAGTTAAAGCACCGCCCAGGATCCTTACTTTTGATAAAGAGGTTTGCCATCCAGGACCTGGAAGCCTATCATTGCATAAAAAACCTCCAAAGACGGCTTTCTGTCCAAAAGAAGTGAAGAGAATAATTGAGTCAGAGATCCTGTTTCAGAAAAATGCTCAATCTCATACTATAAGGAAAATAATAGTCTTTGCATCTCTTGGTATAAGGCATGGATGTGAAGATATGTATGAGTTAAACTTCAATCATTTTAGCATTTTAAGGAAGGGAGAACCATTCATTTCTCCGAACGACCCTGGG GAGCATGTTTTATATGAGAATCCCGGTGTCCGAAGGAAGGTCTTTTATCCCAATCGGCAGAACCCAACATTATGTCCTGTTCAAATACTTGAGGAGGAAAAGGCTATGCGACCCTCTGATACTAGCTGCCCATCATACTTGTTTCTGTGTATCAAGTATGGTGGAAGAACAAGAAATCTTCCTCAAAATGA ATATGTCAGGCAGCGCATGGGAAGGAACAAACTGAAGTCTTTTGGGCCACTGATGTGTCGTATGGCAATGCTAGTTCATATTCGCAGTGGAAGCTTCTTCTTCAAGGCCTTGGGAATCACGCTTCTGTTTATGGCTGGTTTTCCTGATGACCTGGTTCAAAGAGAAACTAAATACCGGAACTTGGACTTGCTTCAAAAATATTACAG GACGGATGAAGATGCTGAAGGGGAGGAGTTGTTTCTTCCATATCTGTTGACAAGCAATACG ctGGCCAACCCTGGTTCTCAGCAGCTAACTGGGAAGACTATTTCAACAAAATCAAGGGGAAGGAAACAAACAAGCTCAAATGCTAAGCCTAACAATTTGGTAAGACCCTCAGTCCAACAGTCTACACCTTCAAGCTCTGCAACTCCAGCTCATTTTGGGTTAATGGGCTACACCTCCATCCACAATCATGCAATGGCAATGGCAGCATTCCAGTCCATGCCATCTCAGACTTCACCAGATGCCCCACCAATTTCAAATCCAGTGGTTCCCGGTACTGCTACTAATGTCTCGTACCATAATCAAACACCATTCCATGTGTTCCCACAACAGCCTGCAAATGCTTTCCTACCTATGATGTATTGGCCTCCACCAAACACATTTCCTCCAGGACCTTTCCCTTCGACATATGGTTTCCAATCTTTTCCATCTGCTGCAAATTACATCTCCATCCATCAACAGCCTTATTACAGCCACACCTCTAGCAATCCTTTCATACCGAAAACGGTAGGAGGCACACCGAACAATGGTAAGACCTTAGAGGAAGCTGATAGTGACTCTGACAGTAGTTCAAGCAGTACAGATCCAAAAGAACATTAG